CATGCACCAGCGCAAAATGCTGCTCACCGACTGGGCGGACGCCTTCGTGATTTTGCCGGGCGGACTCGGCACACTCGATGAGTTGATGGAAATCCTCACCTGGAAGCACCTCGGCCAGCACCGAAAACCGATCATCCTGCTCAACACGGAGGGCTTTTGGAATCAGCTCCTACAGTTCTTCGAACGCATCGCCGCCGAAAAGATGGTCAAGCCTGGTTACGAAAGCTACTACGACATCTGCAACTCCGCCAGCGACGTGCTTGCGATGATCGACCGCCAAAACACCAGCGTCTGAAAAAATTCAAAGCGAAAAAAAGAAAGGCCGGAACGTCAACTCCCGGCCTTTTCTGTTTCAAGCTGTCCGCACTCAGCGCTAAGCCGGCGGCACGTTGTCGATGTAGCCTCCGCCCGGCATTGGCATCAGATTGAGATCGCAGCACGGGCTTTGCCGGTTCAGCCAGGTGATGAACTCGCTGCCAATCCAGTCGTTGAAACCGCCCTCGAATCCGCCGCCATTCGGATAAAGATTGATGAACTTCCCAAGCATCTCCGCTGTAAAGGCCGTTTCCGCGCCCATCGGCTTGTACACCTCGACGCCAGGGCAGCGTTTGCACTGGCTCGGCAGTTCAGCCACGCTGCACAGCGGGCTCTTGTTGGTCAGGTAACCGCAATGGCTGCCGCGCTCAACCTGCGAAGCCACGACCCAGGAACCGTCGCCGGTGAGCTGGCTGAACTGGCTTTCGACACCGGGAGTGCCCGACCAGGCGGGCGGCTGGGACATATCAAGACACGCGCAATCGCACTGGCCGACAACCATCGCCATCGGCATCTGGCGGGATGCGAGCGCCGCGCGGTAGTCGCTCATGCCGGGCATGAAGATCGGCACATGCTGGTCAACCGGTGAGAGCATCAGGAGGCCGACCGGATTGGCCCGATCCGCTTCAGGCCAATCGGTCATCGGCATACTGAACGTCGGCAGAAGCTCCCGGTTGTAGATCACCGGATTGAAGGGGCGACACTGCTGGCGCCCGATCTGACTGAGGGTATCGAAGCCGCACGCCGCGGCCTGCGCATGCGCGCCGCCAACCGAGTGCCCGGCGAAAATGACGTTGTTGGAGACCAGAAACTTCGCCTTGCTGGCGAGCTGGGCATCAAAATTCTTGCTGTTATGTCCCCTGGACTCGGCCAGCCAGAAGAATTCGGTCAGGCCATAGCGGATCAGATATGATGCGGCGGCAAAGGTCTCCTGCCCAACCCTCGGATTGCCGCCGATGTCGGTCCACGGCATCCAGTCAACCTGCGCATGGCTGGCGCTGACGAATGCCATCGCCCAGTTCTTCTCGACAATCGCCTCGCTGTAATTGTAGTAAGCGGACGGATTGATGCCAAAAAGCGGATTGTCGTCGAGCAGCATACCGGCAATCTTCTTGGGATACCAGAGCAGGTCGTTGCCAATCAGGAAGCCGTGGTTGAACATCACCAGACCATTGGCCTTGCGGTTCGCCGGATAAAACACCTCGATCACCATCTCGATAAACTCGGGCACGAAAGGGTCGTACTGCAACCAGAGATGGATACGGTCGAAACAGTAATCGTCAATGCGGAT
The nucleotide sequence above comes from Chlorobaculum tepidum TLS. Encoded proteins:
- a CDS encoding TIGR00730 family Rossman fold protein → MIRSVTVYCSSSNLAPEPYFSEAESLGRGLAERGIDLVFGGGHVGLMGRTADAALKAGGTVKGIIPRFLEEREVAHPGLTELHVVETMHQRKMLLTDWADAFVILPGGLGTLDELMEILTWKHLGQHRKPIILLNTEGFWNQLLQFFERIAAEKMVKPGYESYYDICNSASDVLAMIDRQNTSV